The Candida dubliniensis CD36 chromosome 2, complete sequence genome contains a region encoding:
- a CDS encoding peroxin 12, putative (Similar to S. cerevisiae PEX12;~In S. cerevisiae: Pex12p is an integral peroxisomal membrane protein required for peroxisome biogenesis and peroxisomal matrix protein import.) — protein sequence MEYYSSLDASQLDSERPTLFELISANQLESLLSPSLRYILVHYASKYPRYLLQVNNNFDELNLLLRSFIEWYFLTYWQGTFTENFYGLKRVSQTPLSQGDYNSSRLTQLVPSMIEERRKLSKLQKLVSLFEVTGVSFVSEKLNYCYEVWYTKYITNQLNTSDTLTTEENVKIKIKRKFVEIYPYLQSAYRAANFITTLLYLSGSSKSPTLLTYLFRINFSRLNQYDYSKNEPKQPLSDSKRPNRIHPPTAIEYILRLLSNNITKPSWKVIKFVLGTFFPVAIFTLKFLEWWNNSDFSSKLSKNLGNVLDFTLPPPSSLTLALRSYKKNEDKKNTETEVKQQKKKQYKSGKVCPLCKKELTNPAIIETGYVFDYKCIYNYLEKSHIIVSKKVQTRQEEEDEDIYSEDESEDENIGHEKEEQKENIVIDINKGGRCPVTGRRLLGCKWNPIKEEWDIEGIRRLIF from the coding sequence ATTCATCCTTAGATGCGTCTCAGTTAGATTCTGAAAGACCAACATTATTTGAACTAATATCGGCAAATCAACTAGagtcattattatcaccGTCATTACGGTACATTTTGGTTCATTATGCCAGTAAATATCCTCGGTACTTGTTACAAGTGAACAACAATTTTGATGAactcaatttattattacgAAGTTTTATTGAATGGTATTTTTTAACCTATTGGCAAGGAACATTTACTGAGAATTTTTATGGTTTGAAAAGAGTTAGTCAAACCCCTCTTTCACAGGGGGATTATAATTCTAGTCGTTTGACTCAATTAGTACCTTCGATGATTGaggaaagaagaaaattatctaaattaCAAAAGTTAGTTTCATTATTCGAAGTTACTGGGGTATCATTTGTTTCTGAAAAACTAAATTATTGCTACGAAGTATGGTACACCAAATATATTaccaatcaattgaataccAGTGATACTTTAACAACAGAAGAAAATGTGaagataaaaataaagCGTAAATTTGTTGAGATATATCCATATTTACAAAGTGCCTATCGTGCAGCAAATTTTATTACCACATTGTTATACTTGAGTGGGTCTTCGAAGTCACCGACCTTATTGACGTATTTGTTTAGAATCAATTTCTCCCGTTTAAACCAATATGATTATTCCAAGAATGAACCTAAACAACCATTAAGTGATTCCAAAAGACCAAATAGAATACATCCACCAACagcaattgaatatattttaaGATTGTTGAGTAATAACATTACCAAACCTTCTTGGAAGGTAATCAAATTTGTGTTAGGAACGTTTTTCCCAGTAGCTATTTTCACATTGAAATTCCTTGAATGGTGGAATAATTCAGATTTTTCATCGAAACTTTCCAAAAATCTTGGTAATGTTTTGGATTTTACTTTGCCACCACCATCTTCATTAACTTTAGCCCTTAGATCTTATAAGAAAAACGAAGATAAGAAAAACACCGAAACAGAAgtgaaacaacaaaagaaaaaacagTATAAGTCAGGTAAAGTATGTCCATTGTGTAAAAAAGAGTTGACAAATCCAGCAATAATTGAAACTGGATACGTTTTTGACTATAAGtgtatttataattatttggaaaaatcACATATAATTGTATCGAAGAAAGTGCAAACCAGAcaggaagaagaagacgaagaCATTTACTCTGAAGATGAAAGTGAAGATGAGAATATTGGACATGAAAAGGAAGAACAAAAAGAGAATATTGTTATCGATATTAACAAAGGTGGAAGATGTCCGGTAACTGGTCGTAGATTATTAGGATGCAAATGGAATCCTATAAAGGAAGAATGGGACATTGAAGGTATCAGAAGACTTATATTTTAG